CTTGGCCGTAGGATAACGCAGATTTCAAGTGAGCTGTAAGCTTGAGTTCCCCGAAGTGCCCTTCTCTAAGAGCATACGATACTGAAATATATTGCCTGAAGTACATCCAGCCTCCTTTTGCAGTGGTCCTCTGAGCAGCAAGAGgtagaatgaaaacattttgtggaCGTTTCCAGAAAACAAACGTAATGGGTGCCATGCTGCGGGGGTATTCCTCGGCCTCCGTCAAGATTTAATCTGTTGCGACGGTCAATTCGCTGTCTTCCAGTAGTCCTTGCAAGCGgctcatttcaaaaataaaacgCTAAATTCCAAGAATCAAAGTCTCCAAGCAACCGAGCCCTGCAAACAAAACTATTGTACACGGTATTTACAGCTTTGTTGCCTGGGAAGCCTGTCGCTGCTCCACACCTCGCTCCAAACACTCGCAGGAAGCGGCGAATGCTTCGTGCAGCTGCAGATGGCTCGCAGTTTAGGAAAGATCCAGCCACAGACGTGGAGAGCAGAGCGTCATAATAATTCTTGACGGGCTGAGACGGCAATGAGCAGTCGGGAGGTGGTCGCTCTGAGCGTGGGAGGTGTGAGATTTGTAACCCGGGCGTCCACCTTGCGGCAGTTCCCCGAGTCCAGGTTAGCACGGATGTTGAGCGAAGACGACCAGGAATTTAAGCTGGTGAACGGGGAGTTTTTTGTGGACAGGGACGGAACTTTGTTTAGTTACATCCTGGACTTTCTGAGGACTCTGCAGGTCTCTCTGCCTGCTGATTTTTCGGACTTCGAGAGGCTGCGCAGAGAAGCAGAGTTCTATGAGCTCTACCCTCTGGCTGACCTTCTGGGCCAGGAACACCTGCTGAAGCCAAGGCTGGAGATCCTGGAGGTGCGTTTTTTCCTCCAGGAGACGCAGGCTTTTTTCCGCATCTTTGGTTCCTGCAGCACCACCGTGGAGAGGCTGGCTGACCAGATCACCGTGTTcatggggcagagctggagtagcccttttccttctcagaaacCACTTGTTCCACTTCCCTCGGAAAGACCTTCTCATCACGACCTGGTTTTTCAGTGTGGAACTGAATATGCCACCGGTGACCAGTTTGTGGCCAGGTACTCTCCATGGTGTGACTTTTCAGTGTGGAAATGTCTTCAGGACTAATAGTCCACGAAGTACGCGCTCGTTTTAAAGAAACTATTGGACAAATGtctgagagaaatgaaaaaaaaaatccatccttCTGTACTTTATATTTCTCCAGTTCTGAAGTGCCCAGTTGAATTTCTGTTACACTGATTTGCCTGTTCTTAAAAATGTTCctgacttttaaaaatcctgttctcgatgtttgtttgttttttctgttctgttgggtctttctctctcctttcctctgtgctctcGCTGCTAGGCTTTAGGATTTCGTGGCATCGGTGACCTCctagaaaacttgaaaaacacAGAGCGAaatgagagaaaggaaacaaaatcaggaGTGAGGTGCAGGAGAAAGCTGAAATCCACTGACTCATGGCCCCCTAGACTTTCATATCAAAAAAAGAATGGCTAAACAGAGTTGAAAACACCGGTGGAACTGAGATGGTAATTCAGGGGCTGGAAAGCTTTTGTAGAGCCTTTTAACCgcggggagggagaagggggagatCATTAGCTGTGTGCTGCACAGTgggttttctttgaaatcagaGCCAGGTTCGGTTTTTATTAAGACTGCTCTAAATCAAGAGAGTTTTGGGATAGCAGTACCGTATTCTAATGACAACTTATAGTTTTTAAACAAGCTCTTGCTGGATGTCTCCATCGTATGGAGACACGTTCTTACTGTATAAGAAAACGTAACCTCATTTGTCCTCTGCGACTGTTAGAACATCTGGAACTTTAtggaaatttcactgaaatcgTTCCAAAAGGGTTATTCTCTCTGAATATCTGAATTAACACTGCAGTCCTTTGATAACTGAGTttatcttccttccttttagCTTTCTGTAGCTGAGCAagtggagggaagagagagctACTTTGCATTTGTGAAGCAACACGTCTTTACGTGCCAAAccttaattttgtaatttttgaaatgattttgctTGACTAACAGTTGGCTGAGTAGGTTCCGACAACTTGAAGAGTGGGAAAAATATTCTCgattctttcctttatttcttcagacTTAGTGAAACTTTTCCTTTGCAGACTGGTGGACGAGCGTACCTTGATTAGTGAAACAAGAAAACTTTGATTACGCAGCCTGCTGAATTTCTGTTGACTTATTCTCTGTGGTGAAAGAGATTCtttcgccttttttttttttgtgtgctttccGTGCCTGTTTGGTGTAATTCCCTGTGGACTGTGGAACAGTTTCACCCGTCAGCTTACGTGTTTTGTAATAGTATTTTTACGACTGCTGTTCCTTGAAGTGTCTGGGTAGGTTCTTGAGCTGTACTTTATATCAATTAAAGTTCTTTGAGGCGACGTGGATATGATTTTCTTACTTGTCACCACACGGCCTGCTGTACAAGGTAACTTTGCAATAAATGTCACTGTTTGTAAGAGAGATCCTGTGTGCTTTTGGGACGAGTGTGGCTTCGTTGTCCTTCCCATCGCTTACTCCTACCTGAAAGCCGCTGCAGCATTAGAGCACGGCACTCTCCTTTTTAAGGCAGTAAGTTTTGTTGTGGGGGTGAGAGAGCAGTGCTTATTCCCTGGTATGTAACAAGCTGAGAAACACTGTTCTTACGATGAGGGAAAGAGTTGAATTGTCctcaaaggacagaaaagagaCCCAGAACCTTGCTGCTGGAGGTCTGTGCGACTGTGCTGAGCTGCACCACCTGAGGACCTggtttgttcttaaaaaaaaaaaaaaaataaataaaattgattaaaTCCTTCAAGAAGCATCTAAAGTGTTCTGTAACTGCtctttacaatttattttttcttattttaggtATGTTTCCATAAAGCCTGACAATAGGAAGCTGATTAATGGTGTTAATGTGCTGGGCCTGCTGGTTGACACCTTACTCAAAGACGGATTTCGCCTCGTAAGCACCAGGACAGTTTCCAGTGAGGAAAAAGTCGAATGCTACAGCTTTGAAAGGCTGAAGAGGCCAGCAGGCCTCGCCGTCACGGTGAGCCAAACCCCAGGGAGCTCTGGGACAGCGCAGGCAAAGAGAAGCCACATGCAGAAGGGGAAATAAAGCCTTTTCCTGTAATCTTTTGAAGGTGGAAGAGGGGTGTGTCAGCACCAGtggccttttttgtttgcttgtttgaaaCTGCAGCTATTGAGGGaagtaacaaacaaacaatttttttttaaagtatttggaaaaaaattgtcttcCTGCCTTTGACTGCTCCACCCTCTTCAATTCTAAATAAACGAGCCACAGATTCAATACTGTTTTTGTGGACCAGATTCCAGTATTTTCAagggctgtttttgtttttctctgtggctAACATTTATGTTAGGACTCACAGAAAAATCAGCCCCTCCTTCTAGAAACtaatttttgttctgtgctaAAATGTAAGTAGACTTCAGATGTGAGAATACACGGAGGAATAAACAACGTGACCCGACTCTCCTCTGAGCAGTTTGGAGAAGTGGCTGGAGGAGCAGTGCGAACCGGAACGATCggatgctgcttctgctttcaggagAGGACCTCCACGGATTCTCCTGCGCTTAGCTGAAAGCAACAGCATGGCAAGATCACAAGTTGTGTTGCTGTGTGACTCAAGACATGAGAACGTGGCTTTGTGAAGCCACCACTAGCGTTCATGGAGTAATAATGTGTTACTGTCTCTTGCAAAATACTCCTCTGTCCTCTTCCCCTCATCTGAAGCCACTGAGCTGCTCTTTGGCGCTGAGAATTAAGCGATAAAGGTCTGCAGAAAACACTTGGGAAGTGAACAAAGGGTCAGTTTTCAGAGCTGTAACTgtaagaagaataaaaatatgatgaaCGGTCCTTCAGATGGAAGAGGtggtaaaatatttaacaaaattaaagcatCTTTTTAATGCTTGCTAAATACGAAATGTATTTAGGAGGAAGGCTGGGCAGAAGTTGCTTTAAAAGCCATGGGGATGTTAACCCTGTACGATGCTTTGTAAAGATGCCCAAATTATCTCAGCTTCCAGGCAAGTTAATGAAGCTTCGTAAATTAAGAACCTTTCATCCTGCCTcctgggcaggaaaaaaatcatggcaACATCAAGTATTTGTTATTTGAAGctgacttttgtttttgttgataaAACACCATCTTTCCAAAGTTACATCAGCCTCTTTGGCTGACTAATTAGATCTGGCTTACAATgaactttaaaatgtgaatttatttgCAGCACTTAAGAATGAGAGTGGTGGGGATCACCCTCATGTTCCTTGCCTGTAGGATTTTCAATGAAATGGATCATTCCAGACTGCTGATGCCACTGTTGGATGTTGGTTTTAGTTGGATGTTGGTTTTAGTTTGTTGCTACAATAAAGCATTTTAGCTCGACACAAAGTCGAGAGTTCGCTGGCAACAATTAGGttctctttgcttcttttaGAGCTTCCTAGCAGGGAAATAACGTGATTATGGGACTATGTCTCCTAAGCAGCTTACAGGTTATATACATTATGATGTTCTACATTATATAATGTGGAACAACAGCCTGGATGCCTTCGGTTCAAactggattaattttttttggtcaatGTGTTAAAGTGTTGAGCACAGCCCTTTTGTTAGGCCTCTGTTTATTGTATTTACTTCCTCCTAACTACAGTTGCGACAGTGGAACAAGGAACCAGCCCCTTCCAAACTTGCAGGGCTGCTTCCACGTGATTTCGGCTTGCCCCGAGGCCCCAGGCCAGCTGGGTTTGCAGACTCTGGATGGTTCTACCCTGCTGGGAAGGTCTGCGTCAGGAGCCACACAATGGTGGACTTTGTGGTTGGCCTATTGAAGGCAGATTTAGGGTGGCACAGCAGACAGGCCGTGTGGGACGACTGCCCCGGCAGGGTGCTGTACAAAAACAACACTCcttgttttcaaagcagttgGTTCGTTTTGAGGTACACGTACTGACTTTCCAGAAAAGTTCCCGTTCCTCAAATCGAAATAGAACCAAAACCAATAATTATGAGTATTGAATGAGTCACTAACTGTGAATATTAGTGAGGAGACTTACCAATAATAGCAAGAAGACAAAAGTGACAACTTTTTATGGCAAAGAGAAAACTAATGGACTTGAAACTGTATTTAAGCATCATGATATAAATGATGGCTGACAGCAACACTGTAACTACATGAGAACTGTTTTAGAACCCTTTGTAGTAACAAAGTTAGGCTATTTCACCTACTGTAGAAGTAGAgtttattttcactgctgtaGCAGCCATTTTGCAAACTGAGTTTGGActcctttaaaatgaagtgaaagaaaatttgaaatatttacatttggattaaaaaaaagctttaaccTATGTCATTACTCATGCTCCATGGTTCTGCCTAAATGAATACTTAATACAAGGATTTCGCAGaaccacagcacagcagaggctgtcagggagctctggaggcccccagccccaagccccgctccagcagggccccccagcgcagggtgcccaggaccccgTCCAGGCGCCTTGTGCCGCTCtcccaggaggagaccccacagcctctctgggcagcctgggccagtgctCAGCCGCCCGCCCAGCAcacaagtgctgcctggtgctcagagggagcctcctgcctgccccttggTGCCCACTGCCCCTGGCCTGGCGCTGGGCACCCCTGACAAGAGCCTGGCTGCGGCCTCTTTGCCCCCTGCCTGCGGGGATTCACAGCCCTGggtgagatccccctgagcctcctcttctccaggctgagcagtcccagctctcccggcctctgctcacaggagaggtgctccaggcccttcctCACCTGGGTGGCCCTACATGGACTGTCTCACCAACACCTGATGTGAGCACGTGTGGTGGGACTGCACGCATTTTTGAAGTGAAGCTCATGGCAGCCAGTAGGCTTGGATTCCCACGTTGTTCTATCATTTTTTCCCGGAAATGAGCTGAGAAGTATCACCTCTGTCACTTGCatgccttgtttctttttctttttaaactggtACTTGCTTAAGTAATTTGagagcatgtgtgtgtatgtgaataACCCAATAGAAATTTGGTGGAAGTGCCTGAGTGCATGTTGTCCTGCAGGATACCCATGGGACAACCAGGACTTTAATTGGAGACGGTTTGGTGTTAAGCTGGTTCCTCGAAGGAAAGCACCTGCCTGGACTTCTCTGCATAGAAAGTGGAGGCAGCAATGGCAGAACTACGGGTGTAGCTTCAAGCTACAACCGAATGGCAGTCGTCACAGAGGAAGGGGTGAAAGTGtgtttgtttatgaaaataacGATTTACTAGAAGGATCTTCAGCTGGCCTGGGCTACTGCCCTCCACCTTGCAAGATCACGTATGTTAGTGGCGCTGAACCAGAACGACAGTTCTCCCGCGCCCTTTTGGGAGGGGTATGCATTGTATCCCAAGGCACTGAGGCAGACAGAAGGAAGCAGTGGCCGAAGTTTCTCCTGTTCCTTCCTTTCGGAGGTCCCAAACACGCATTGATGAAGCAGAGAGCAGACTGTAGAGTATGGTCAGCGGAGTAGTTCCCATCGGTGCATTCCCACAGAAGACACTGGCTGTACAAGAGGTGAATTTGGCTGATGGGCCTCCAGACGAGCTGTGAGTGATTTTAAAAGCCTTCCGGTCAGAACTAGTTAGGTATTTTAATAATGcgaaagcttttttttttttttttaaaaaaaagtttttttaaagcttttttaatAATGTGAAAGCTTTCACACAAATCTTCGCAGGCACAATACGATCTCTGCTGGACTAGGTGTGACTTGTAGGTGACTTGGTCGTGCTTTTACAGACAGAATGAGGAGCTGTGATCACTAACATCTCGCTCTATTTCTGATTAAATAGGAATTTCTGATTAAATAGGAATGGGATTTTGAAACATTTAGGCGTTTTTTCCAACAAAGTTGGAATTTGTAATCGTTGGCTTGATTCACTTTTTCAAGTCATTGCCCACTTTCTCAAGAGAATTCCTCTTCCCCAGGAGGGTACAAAATTTGCTGATTACAGTAAACTTAGTTCtgtatttgcctttttgttATTCCTCGGATTCTGCAAAAATGTGCAAATTGTTCCAGTACTGGAGATGCTGGAAGTTGACTGCGGTAGCGCTGGGGCACCACGAGCCAGTCGGTCCTCCTGCTCACTTCTGGACGTGCAAGGCGCAGTGAGCTCTCCTCTGATTATAACACACAAGCGTACTCCCACAACAGAAAGGCTGCTAGAGGGAAAGGAACTAAAATGTAAGATAATGCAGCCATTGTGTCCTTCAAGCACTTAAAGTTTATGTGACAGAAGTGGATTTTCTAAAACTAGGTGATTGCTTGCTGCTAGATTTGTTAAAGGCTGATGATTCAGAAAGACAGCACCTCATTTGTCTTATAAAGTGGAgtcatttgggttggaaaagaccttcaagatcatcaagtccaaccaccaaCTTGATGGTAGCTACCGAGGCCCgtcactaaaccacgtcccttaGTGCTATGTCCACACGTCTCAAGtacctccagggctggggactccaccacttccctgagcagcccgTTGCAATACTTAGTTgccctctccatgaagaaattcttcctcatGTCCAATCTGAACATCCCTGGATTGACTTGAGACCATTGACGCGACTTGAGACTGTTTGGAACAACTTGAAACcgtcttgtattttctttcttattttaataatttttccctcctttatAGTTGGATTTTatcctgtatttctttattcagtGTTGGAAAGTTCCCTCTTGTTCTCATTATCTCTTCTGGGGACATGTCCTTTGTTTACCACCTGAACTGTTCATAGATCTATTGGTAGCAGCAAGAGGAGAGTCCAGCATGAAACACCTTCCTGTTCTTTGTGTCGTGTCGTCTCCCCTGTCCCATAGAGATTCTTTGGGTATTGATTCCAACATGGTAATTCTTGAGGGGCTACACTCCGTCAGGAAGTATAGTTGCTACACGACATTCTTGTACATCTGCTGTCAGTGCTCATAATACTGTATAATCAATTAAGAATAGATGTCTAAGTAAACCTGTTGTGATTGATACTGTGTTAAGACTTAAAAAAGAACAATCTTTCAGCTTGGCCTTCGTACTGTGAAGTGTTCTCCCTTACTAAATAATtccaaaacatttctcatttccctGTGTAGTTGAATCTCGTGACTTGAAGACTCCACCCAAAGACGCAGTATATGAGGAATTAGTAGCCATAGAGCAAAGAATGATGCCAGAGTAATTGCATCGTGTCTTGTGTGCAAACAGGGGTTGTAAATTCTCTTCTGACTTTTGGGGAGCTTCTCTCCACAGTGGGCTGCTCCCCCTTTTTACCTACTTTGGCTAATGTCCAGTTGTAATGCTCACAAATTACCCAGTTAACCTGAGCGGAGCAAGGCCGATGtgcttttttctgtctctggaaGGGATAAGGCTAATGTATATCCAATGCATAATCTGGGTGATACTCGGTTTTGATCCATAGCTGAATTCAGTGCCAGAAAGCAGCCAAAGTGGATTAGAAGTCCTGTTTGAGATCACAACAGAGCGTTCGTAACTttgaataattcaaaaaaaaaaaaagtttgttccCAGATTGCTGGAAAGTGTTATTGAATATTCATTGGGAAACAAGCTGGGAACTATCCAAGAGGGGGAGGGAGACTCATTGCCTCTTGCTCCTTCCCTGTGATTTGTGCTGAACCCTTGCCAGGCCTTAACTTtacaaggtttatttttattgattttcaaCAATAAACAGTGGGAG
This genomic window from Cygnus olor isolate bCygOlo1 chromosome 1, bCygOlo1.pri.v2, whole genome shotgun sequence contains:
- the KCNRG gene encoding potassium channel regulatory protein yields the protein MSSREVVALSVGGVRFVTRASTLRQFPESRLARMLSEDDQEFKLVNGEFFVDRDGTLFSYILDFLRTLQVSLPADFSDFERLRREAEFYELYPLADLLGQEHLLKPRLEILEVRFFLQETQAFFRIFGSCSTTVERLADQITVFMGQSWSSPFPSQKPLVPLPSERPSHHDLVFQCGTEYATGDQFVARYVSIKPDNRKLINGVNVLGLLVDTLLKDGFRLVSTRTVSSEEKVECYSFERLKRPAGLAVTVSQTPGSSGTAQAKRSHMQKGK